A portion of the Krasilnikovia cinnamomea genome contains these proteins:
- a CDS encoding cyclase family protein produces MLQHRAEFDATVTFRNGGALQTQGFRVDVPHADVTHADISALFVASLGLLMVDRVELQRVRVFAEQHKGTRGGPSDTTALPRPGARERLVELSHVITDGMITYPGLPGPEIRPYLTHEQSRDRYAPGTEFLIGSITMVGNTGTYLDSPIHRYADGTDLAGLPLERLADLPAVVVRTLDSGQRGIDAAALAGYDVAGRAVLLHTGGDAHWGTPGYAVDAPYLTRDGAAWLVEHGAALVGIDAVNIDDIAGEGPGERPAHTLLLAAGIPIVEHLTGLAELPPTGARFTAAPPRVAGFGTFPVRAYAAVPAVEPHDHTRSAGWLPTG; encoded by the coding sequence GTGCTGCAGCACCGGGCCGAGTTCGACGCCACGGTCACCTTCCGCAACGGCGGCGCCCTGCAGACCCAGGGCTTCCGGGTGGACGTGCCGCACGCGGACGTCACCCACGCCGACATCAGCGCGCTGTTCGTCGCGTCGCTGGGCCTGCTCATGGTCGACCGTGTCGAACTGCAGCGGGTCCGGGTCTTCGCCGAGCAGCACAAGGGGACCCGGGGCGGCCCGTCCGACACCACCGCCCTGCCGCGCCCCGGCGCCCGCGAACGGCTGGTCGAGCTGAGCCACGTCATCACCGACGGCATGATCACGTATCCGGGGCTGCCCGGACCCGAGATCCGCCCCTACCTGACCCACGAGCAGTCCCGGGACCGGTACGCGCCCGGCACGGAGTTCCTCATCGGCAGCATCACCATGGTCGGCAACACCGGCACCTATCTGGACAGCCCGATCCACCGGTACGCCGACGGCACCGACCTCGCCGGGTTGCCGCTGGAGCGGCTGGCCGACCTGCCCGCCGTGGTGGTGCGCACGCTGGACAGTGGCCAGCGCGGGATCGACGCGGCCGCGCTGGCCGGGTACGACGTCGCCGGGCGGGCGGTGCTGCTGCACACCGGCGGCGACGCCCACTGGGGCACCCCCGGGTACGCGGTCGACGCGCCGTACCTCACCCGGGACGGGGCGGCGTGGCTGGTCGAGCACGGCGCCGCGCTGGTCGGCATCGACGCGGTCAACATCGACGACATCGCCGGGGAGGGGCCCGGCGAGCGGCCCGCGCACACGCTGTTGCTGGCCGCCGGGATCCCGATCGTGGAACACCTGACCGGCCTCGCCGAGCTGCCGCCGACCGGGGCACGGTTCACCGCCGCGCCGCCCCGGGTGGCGGGTTTCGGCACCTTCCCGGTACGGGCGTACGCCGCGGTCCCGGCCGTCGAGCCGCACGATCACACCCGGTCGGCCGGATGGCTGCCCACCGGGTGA
- a CDS encoding NAD(P)/FAD-dependent oxidoreductase, which yields MARPRIVIVGAGFAGFQAARTLSKLSRGGAEIVVINPTDYFLYLPLLPEVAAGILEPRRVSVSLAATLPGVRLVLGEADGFDLDARTVSYVDPDGGKGTLDYHRLVIAAGSVNKLLPVPGVTEFAHGFRGIPEALYLRDHVTRQIEMAGGAADAAERAARSTFVVVGAGYTGTEVAAQGVLLTEELVRHREALRGLPRWLLVDIEDRVLPQLDERLSVAADRVLRARGVELRLGTGVAAATGQGVRLSDGEFVPTRSLIWCVGVRPDPLVATLGLPMTQGRLVVDEFLTVPGHPDVYACGDAAAVPDLTRPGEITGMTAQHATRQGATAARNIAASYGQGRRRAYRHHDLGFVVDLGGLDAAANPLGVPLSGLPAKVVTRGYHLLSMPGNRVRVAADWLLDTLLPRQGVQLGLVTAGAVPLDSEYPEVPPGAR from the coding sequence ATGGCTCGCCCCCGGATCGTGATCGTCGGCGCCGGCTTCGCCGGCTTCCAGGCCGCCCGTACGCTGTCGAAGCTGTCCCGCGGCGGCGCCGAGATCGTCGTCATCAACCCGACCGACTACTTCCTCTACCTGCCGCTGCTGCCCGAGGTGGCCGCCGGGATCCTCGAACCCCGCCGGGTCTCGGTCTCGCTGGCCGCCACGCTGCCCGGGGTCCGGCTGGTCCTCGGCGAGGCGGACGGATTCGACCTGGACGCCCGTACGGTCAGCTACGTCGACCCGGACGGCGGCAAGGGGACCCTGGACTACCACCGGCTGGTCATCGCGGCCGGCAGCGTCAACAAGCTGCTGCCGGTGCCGGGGGTGACGGAGTTCGCGCACGGCTTCCGCGGCATCCCCGAGGCGCTGTACCTGCGCGATCACGTCACCCGGCAGATCGAGATGGCCGGGGGCGCCGCCGACGCGGCCGAACGCGCCGCCCGGTCGACGTTCGTGGTGGTGGGCGCCGGGTACACCGGCACCGAGGTGGCCGCCCAGGGGGTGCTGCTCACCGAGGAGCTGGTCCGGCACCGGGAGGCGCTGCGCGGCCTGCCCCGGTGGTTGCTCGTCGACATCGAGGACCGGGTGCTGCCGCAGCTCGACGAGCGGCTGTCCGTCGCCGCGGACCGGGTGCTGCGCGCCCGCGGCGTCGAACTGCGCCTCGGTACGGGCGTCGCGGCGGCCACCGGCCAGGGGGTGCGGCTCAGCGACGGCGAGTTCGTGCCCACCCGCTCGCTGATCTGGTGCGTGGGCGTGCGCCCGGACCCGCTGGTGGCCACGCTGGGGCTGCCGATGACGCAGGGCCGGCTGGTGGTGGACGAGTTCCTCACCGTGCCGGGCCACCCCGACGTGTACGCCTGCGGCGACGCGGCCGCGGTGCCCGACCTGACCCGCCCGGGGGAGATCACCGGAATGACGGCGCAGCACGCGACCCGCCAGGGCGCCACGGCGGCGCGCAACATCGCCGCGTCGTACGGCCAGGGGCGGCGGCGCGCGTACCGGCATCATGACCTCGGTTTCGTGGTGGACCTCGGCGGGCTGGACGCGGCGGCGAACCCGCTGGGGGTGCCGCTGTCCGGCCTGCCCGCGAAGGTGGTGACGCGCGGGTACCACCTGCTGTCGATGCCCGGCAACCGGGTGCGGGTGGCGGCGGACTGGCTGCTGGACACGCTGCTGCCGCGCCAGGGGGTCCAGCTCGGCCTGGTGACGGCCGGGGCCGTCCCGTTGGACAGCGAGTACCCGGAGGTGCCACCGGGGGCGCGCTGA
- a CDS encoding LamG-like jellyroll fold domain-containing protein, whose translation MRYHSYTLATAMTAGLIAPVLAAAPAQAQLPMPARAPGSAPSPAAAPAPPGGPGAGALIARYDFENNPAIDDSGNGHNLRIVARNRGTVRATPHANGHAVAFPAKCRGGRCPQVVLQTRSAASLNPGPLPLAFGATVLLTPTQTSKGQNIVQKGYSRTSSQYKLQIDGAAGRPSCVLVGVQRPRIRMVRSRVSVADGRWHTLECQRRGRWLRIIVDGVVQGRRPVPVTLAIANWSPLSIGGKGAYHDNDQFHGSVDDVWVRIG comes from the coding sequence ATGCGTTACCATTCGTACACACTGGCGACTGCCATGACGGCCGGCCTGATCGCCCCCGTCCTGGCCGCCGCCCCGGCGCAAGCGCAACTTCCGATGCCGGCCAGAGCGCCCGGCTCCGCCCCGAGCCCGGCGGCCGCACCGGCCCCGCCGGGCGGTCCGGGCGCCGGGGCGCTGATCGCCCGGTACGACTTCGAGAACAATCCGGCCATCGACGACTCCGGCAACGGGCACAATCTGCGGATCGTCGCCCGCAACCGCGGCACGGTCCGGGCGACCCCGCACGCCAACGGCCATGCCGTCGCGTTCCCCGCCAAGTGCCGGGGCGGCCGGTGCCCTCAGGTCGTGCTCCAGACCCGCAGCGCGGCGTCGCTCAACCCCGGCCCGCTGCCGCTCGCGTTCGGCGCCACGGTGCTGCTCACCCCCACCCAGACCAGCAAGGGCCAGAACATCGTCCAGAAGGGCTACTCCCGCACGAGCAGTCAGTACAAGCTGCAGATCGACGGCGCCGCCGGACGGCCGAGTTGCGTGCTCGTCGGCGTACAGCGGCCCCGCATCCGGATGGTCCGCAGCCGGGTCAGCGTCGCCGACGGCCGGTGGCACACCCTGGAATGCCAGCGCCGTGGCCGCTGGCTGCGGATCATCGTGGACGGTGTGGTGCAGGGCCGGCGACCCGTACCGGTCACGCTGGCGATCGCCAACTGGAGCCCACTGAGCATCGGCGGCAAGGGCGCCTACCACGACAACGACCAGTTCCACGGCAGCGTCGACGATGTCTGGGTCCGGATCGGCTGA